From one Enterobacter kobei genomic stretch:
- the wzc gene encoding tyrosine-protein kinase Wzc gives MTEKLQHSAASQTGSDEIDIGRLIGTVVEAKWWVLGITAVFALAAVVYTLFATPIYSADALVQIEQDTGNSLVQNINSALSNKPPASDAEIQLIKSRLVLGKTVDDLDLDIAVTKNTMPIIGAGWERLMGRQNETVNVTTFTIPKGAGDQVFTLRVLSPTQYQLTSDAGFSAKGEVGKLLEKDGVTLEVSAINSSPDSEFTITKFSTLGMINNLQNNLTVTENGKDTGVLSLSFTGEDREQIRAILNSITRNYLEQNVARKSEEAAKSLAFLAKQLPEVRRNLDEAENKLNAFRQDKDSVDLPLEAKAVLDSMVNIDAQLNELTFKEAEISKLYTKAHPAYRTLLEKRKALEDEKAKLNGRVTAMPKTQQEIVRLTRDVESGQQVYMALLNKQQELKITEASTVGDVRIVDPAITQPGVLKPKKALIILGSIILGLMLSVVGVLLRSLFNRGIESPQVLEEHGINVYASIPLSEWQKSRDQVKTVKGTKRYKQSQLLAVGNPTDLAIEAIRSLRTSLHFAMMQANNNVLMMTGVSPSIGKTFVCANLAAVVSQTNKRVLLIDCDMRKGYAHELLGTDNVNGLSNVLSSTGDIAACAKPTSVPNFDLVPRGQVPPNPSELLMSERFTQLVAWASKNYDLVLIDTPPILAVTDAAIVGRHAGTTLMVARYAVNTLKEVETSLNRLQQNGIEVKGVILNSIFRRATGYQDYGYYEYEYKSDSK, from the coding sequence ATGACAGAAAAACTACAGCATTCTGCCGCCTCCCAGACAGGCAGCGATGAAATCGACATCGGCCGCCTGATCGGGACGGTCGTGGAGGCAAAATGGTGGGTGCTTGGCATTACCGCCGTCTTCGCGCTGGCCGCGGTGGTGTATACCCTGTTCGCCACGCCGATCTACAGCGCCGATGCCCTGGTGCAGATTGAGCAGGATACCGGCAACTCGCTGGTGCAGAACATTAACAGCGCGCTGTCGAATAAGCCGCCCGCATCAGATGCGGAAATTCAGCTGATCAAATCGCGTCTGGTGCTCGGCAAAACCGTCGACGATCTCGATTTAGACATTGCCGTCACTAAAAACACCATGCCGATCATCGGAGCCGGCTGGGAACGCCTGATGGGTCGCCAGAATGAAACGGTGAATGTCACTACTTTTACCATCCCGAAAGGGGCAGGCGATCAGGTGTTCACACTGCGCGTGCTAAGCCCGACGCAGTACCAGCTAACCAGCGATGCCGGATTCAGCGCCAAAGGTGAAGTGGGCAAACTGCTGGAAAAAGACGGCGTAACCCTTGAAGTGAGCGCGATCAATTCGTCCCCGGACAGCGAGTTCACTATCACCAAGTTTTCCACGCTGGGCATGATCAACAATCTGCAAAACAACCTGACCGTCACTGAAAACGGCAAAGACACTGGCGTACTCAGCCTGTCCTTTACCGGTGAAGATCGTGAGCAGATCCGTGCCATCCTCAACAGCATTACCCGCAACTATCTTGAGCAGAACGTGGCGCGTAAATCGGAAGAAGCGGCGAAGAGCCTCGCCTTCCTCGCTAAGCAGCTGCCGGAAGTCCGCCGTAATCTGGATGAAGCGGAAAACAAACTGAACGCCTTCCGTCAGGATAAAGACTCGGTGGATTTACCGCTGGAAGCGAAAGCCGTGCTGGACTCGATGGTCAATATCGACGCCCAGTTAAACGAGCTGACCTTTAAAGAAGCGGAAATTTCTAAGCTCTATACCAAAGCGCACCCGGCCTACCGCACGCTGCTGGAAAAACGTAAGGCGCTGGAAGATGAGAAAGCCAAGCTGAACGGGCGCGTGACCGCGATGCCGAAAACCCAGCAGGAAATTGTCCGTCTGACCCGTGATGTGGAATCCGGTCAGCAGGTGTACATGGCGCTGCTTAACAAACAGCAGGAGCTGAAGATCACTGAAGCCAGTACTGTCGGCGATGTGCGTATTGTTGACCCGGCGATCACCCAGCCTGGCGTGCTGAAGCCGAAGAAAGCGCTGATTATTCTCGGCAGTATTATCCTCGGCCTGATGCTGTCGGTTGTCGGCGTGCTGCTGCGCTCGCTGTTTAATCGTGGGATCGAAAGCCCGCAGGTGCTGGAAGAGCATGGCATCAACGTTTACGCCAGCATTCCGCTGTCTGAATGGCAGAAATCCCGCGATCAGGTCAAAACCGTCAAAGGGACGAAGCGTTACAAGCAGAGCCAGCTACTGGCTGTGGGTAACCCGACTGACCTCGCTATTGAAGCGATCCGCAGTCTGCGTACCAGTCTGCACTTCGCCATGATGCAGGCCAACAACAATGTGTTGATGATGACCGGGGTCAGCCCGTCAATCGGTAAAACCTTTGTCTGCGCCAACCTCGCGGCGGTGGTCAGCCAGACCAACAAACGCGTGCTGCTGATCGACTGTGATATGCGTAAAGGGTACGCCCACGAACTGCTTGGCACCGACAACGTGAACGGTCTGTCAAACGTGCTCTCCAGCACCGGCGACATTGCCGCCTGTGCAAAACCGACCTCCGTGCCGAATTTTGATCTGGTGCCGCGTGGTCAGGTGCCGCCGAACCCGTCAGAGCTGCTGATGAGCGAGCGTTTCACGCAGTTGGTTGCCTGGGCGAGCAAAAACTATGACCTGGTGCTGATCGATACCCCGCCAATCCTCGCGGTGACCGATGCCGCCATCGTGGGTCGCCATGCCGGCACCACGCTGATGGTGGCACGCTACGCGGTGAACACGCTCAAAGAGGTGGAAACCAGCCTGAACCGTCTGCAACAGAACGGCATCGAGGTGAAAGGGGTGATCCTCAACTCCATCTTCCGCCGCGCAACGGGCTATCAGGATTACGGTTACTACGAGTACGAGTACAAGTCTGATTCAAAATAA
- the wcaA gene encoding colanic acid biosynthesis glycosyltransferase WcaA, translating to MTTDNPLISIYMPTWNRQQLAIRAIKSVLRQDYSNWEMIIVDDCSSSWEQLQQFVDSLNDPRVRYTHNDINTGACAVRNQAILQANGEFITGIDDDDEWTPNRLSVFLAHKHQLVTHAFLYANDYICEGEVYAQPASLPLYPKSPYSRTLFYKRNIIGNQVFTFAWRFKECLFDTELKAAQDYDIFLRMVVEYGEPWKVEEATQILHVNHGEMQITASPKKFSGYFHFYRKHKDKFDRASKKYQLFTLYQIRNKRMTWRTLLTLLSVRNGKRLADGLRGK from the coding sequence ATGACAACAGATAATCCGCTGATCTCAATTTACATGCCAACCTGGAACAGGCAGCAACTGGCGATTCGGGCGATTAAATCGGTGCTGCGCCAGGATTACAGCAACTGGGAAATGATCATCGTTGATGACTGCTCGTCGTCCTGGGAGCAGTTACAGCAGTTTGTCGATAGCCTGAACGATCCACGTGTGCGCTACACCCATAACGATATCAATACCGGTGCCTGCGCGGTGCGCAACCAGGCCATTTTGCAGGCCAACGGCGAATTTATCACCGGTATTGATGATGATGACGAATGGACGCCGAATCGCCTGTCGGTTTTTCTGGCGCACAAACACCAGCTGGTGACCCACGCGTTTTTATACGCCAACGACTATATCTGCGAGGGTGAAGTCTACGCTCAGCCTGCGAGTCTGCCGCTGTACCCGAAATCGCCGTACTCCCGCACGCTGTTCTATAAACGCAATATCATCGGCAATCAGGTGTTTACCTTTGCCTGGCGTTTCAAAGAGTGCCTGTTCGATACCGAACTGAAAGCCGCACAGGATTACGACATTTTCCTGCGGATGGTGGTGGAATACGGCGAGCCGTGGAAAGTGGAAGAAGCCACGCAGATCCTGCACGTTAATCACGGCGAAATGCAGATCACTGCATCGCCGAAAAAGTTCTCCGGTTATTTTCATTTCTACCGTAAGCACAAAGACAAGTTTGACCGCGCCAGCAAAAAGTATCAGCTGTTCACGCTTTATCAGATCCGCAACAAGCGCATGACGTGGCGCACGCTGTTAACGCTGCTGTCCGTGCGTAACGGTAAACGCCTCGCTGACGGGCTGCGGGGGAAATAA
- the wcaB gene encoding colanic acid biosynthesis acetyltransferase WcaB, which translates to MRLEDFRANHWSLRPCCMVMAYRIAHFCSVWRKKHVLNNIWAAPVLVLYRFITECLFGYEIQAAATIGRRFTIHHGYAVVINKNVVAGDDFTIRHGVTIGNRGADSLACPVIGNGVELGANVVMIGDITIGNNVTIGAGSVVLDSVPDNALVVGEKARVKVIK; encoded by the coding sequence ATGCGACTGGAAGATTTTCGCGCTAACCACTGGAGCCTGCGTCCCTGCTGCATGGTGATGGCCTACCGCATCGCGCATTTCTGCTCGGTGTGGCGTAAAAAACATGTGCTTAACAATATCTGGGCCGCACCCGTGCTGGTGCTGTACCGCTTCATTACCGAATGCCTGTTTGGTTACGAAATTCAGGCGGCAGCCACCATCGGACGGCGTTTCACCATTCATCACGGCTATGCAGTGGTGATCAATAAAAACGTCGTGGCGGGCGATGATTTCACTATCCGTCACGGCGTCACCATCGGCAACCGTGGCGCGGACAGCCTGGCCTGTCCGGTCATTGGTAACGGCGTTGAGCTGGGTGCCAACGTAGTGATGATCGGTGATATCACCATCGGCAACAACGTGACCATCGGTGCAGGCAGTGTGGTACTGGACAGCGTGCCGGACAACGCGCTGGTGGTGGGTGAGAAAGCGCGCGTGAAGGTAATTAAATGA